A stretch of the Mesorhizobium sp. Pch-S genome encodes the following:
- a CDS encoding GFA family protein: protein MTDATRTGGCQCGAVRFRISGELGRPSICHCRMCQKQFGSFFGAFVTVPSAGVEWVHEEPSYFQSSVNIARGFCKRCGTPMTYKSPDALEISIGSFDDRSDLAPTHQVNYASRLPWVEKIFETPAHQNADYYARQEHIISFQHPDHETENWPEKGLKL, encoded by the coding sequence ATGACCGATGCCACCAGAACCGGCGGCTGCCAGTGCGGGGCCGTGCGTTTCCGCATAAGCGGCGAGCTGGGGCGCCCGTCCATCTGCCATTGCCGCATGTGCCAGAAGCAGTTTGGCTCGTTCTTCGGTGCTTTCGTCACCGTGCCGTCGGCGGGCGTCGAATGGGTGCATGAGGAGCCGAGCTATTTCCAGTCGTCCGTCAACATCGCGCGCGGTTTCTGCAAGCGTTGCGGCACGCCGATGACCTACAAGAGCCCCGATGCGCTGGAGATTTCGATCGGCAGTTTCGACGACCGTTCCGATCTGGCACCGACGCACCAGGTCAATTACGCCTCGCGGCTGCCCTGGGTGGAGAAGATCTTCGAGACGCCGGCGCACCAGAATGCGGACTATTACGCGCGGCAGGAGCACATCATCTCCTTCCAGCATCCTGACCACGAAACCGAAAACTG
- a CDS encoding GFA family protein produces MSLDNKPIYTGGCQCGAVRFRVEGVLGDASICHCRMCQKASGNFYQPLVSIAGAKLTWTRAEPKFFQSSSFAKRGFCPECGTPLTFGDPHGIALAIAAFDHPEEIPPTVQWGIEAKLPYVDDIPSLPGGVTEDDPASVPFIASMVNHQHPDHDTATWPPEDIS; encoded by the coding sequence ATGAGCCTCGATAACAAACCCATTTATACCGGCGGATGCCAATGCGGCGCGGTGCGTTTTCGCGTCGAAGGCGTGCTCGGTGATGCCTCGATCTGCCATTGCCGCATGTGCCAGAAGGCGAGCGGCAATTTTTACCAGCCGCTGGTCTCTATCGCCGGCGCCAAGCTGACATGGACGCGTGCCGAGCCGAAGTTTTTTCAGTCGTCCAGTTTCGCCAAGCGCGGTTTTTGCCCGGAATGCGGCACGCCGCTGACCTTCGGCGATCCCCATGGCATCGCGCTCGCCATCGCAGCCTTCGATCATCCGGAAGAAATTCCACCCACGGTCCAGTGGGGCATCGAGGCCAAGCTGCCTTATGTGGATGACATTCCCTCATTGCCCGGCGGCGTAACCGAGGATGACCCCGCCTCCGTCCCGTTCATCGCCTCGATGGTGAACCACCAGCATCCCGATCACGACACCGCAACCTGGCCCCCGGAGGACATATCATGA